In the genome of Streptomyces sp. P3, the window AACGCCCTGGTGAAATGGGACGTGTCCTTGAACCCGAGGCCGAAGGCGATGTCGGTGATCGTCCGCCCCGCGTGCCGGGGGTCCGTGAGGAGCCGCGCGGCGCGCTCGAGCCGCTGTTCCATGATCGACCGGGAAGGTGAGGTGCCCTCGGCGCGGAAGAGCACCTGCAGGTACCGGACGGACACGCCCAGGGCGTCGGCGACGCCGGCGGGCGAGAGCTGCGGGTCCGCGATGTGCTCCGCGATGAACTGGCGGGCCCGCAGCCACTGTGCCGATCGAGGGAGCGCCGCGCCGGAGGCGGACGGCTTCGGCAGCGCGGCCCCCAGAAGCTCCAGCACGTTGATGCCGACCTGCTGGACGACATCGGGCGCCAGCTCGGCCGCGTGCCTGGTCAGCGAGTGGAGGTAGGGCGGGAACAGGGCGCCCACGCCGTGATCGCCCCGCACCACGGTCGCCGTCGCGTCCCGCGGCGAGGGGCAGTGCGCGGTGAACAGCGCCCGGGGAATCTTCAGCGACACCAGACGGAACCGCTCGACGCCCGTGATCCGGCACGGGCGGGCGCTGTCGTAGAGGGTGAACTCGCCCGGCCGCAGGAACGCGTCGCGCTCGTCCTGCGTGACGGTGACCGAGCCCCGGACGGCCAGGTTGACGAGGAAGTCGTCCTGTGGTGACCGGCGTACCAGGGACGACGTCCTGAACACCGTGTGCGCATCGGCGTCGACCGTGGCCACCTGCATGGCGCCGATCTGCTGAGCGTTGACCGTGCCCCGGAAGCCCTCGGCGCGGTGCCGCGGTACGGCGACTTCGTAGGGGATGAACGCCTCGCTGACCACCTGGCGCCAGTACGACAACCGGGAAGGGTCTGCGACCGTCGCGGTGGAGAACTGCCGACTCATGCGGTCACCTCGCTGCCGATGCTTCACGGACTTCGGGAAACCGTGTGCGCGCAGAGTCAACAATCCCGTGCGGCGTGAGTCAAGACCTGACCGGACGTCTCCGCATACGTTCGGTGCGTTCTCGGGAACCGGTGCCCGGCAACGGCGTCCGCACCGGAATCGGTTTCCGTGAAATACCCCTCCTGCCCCGGCTCCAGAAAAGAGGAGAGATGACGACTTCCGACGAGATCATGAAGCAGTATGTCGCGACAGAGGCGCGGGTGGACCTCATGCGGGACAAGTACGCCCTGGAAGAGGGCTATATCGGCGACGACAGCACTCCGTGGGTGCCGTTCGCGCCCAACGTCTTCATCAAGCACCTCACCTTCGACGTCCGGACCAGCAGTGCCGCGAACGTGCTGTGGGTGCAGGAGGGCGGTGTGCTCGGCCGCCACCGGCACCGCGGCCCGGTCTCCGGTTATGTGCTGGAAGGCAGCTGGCGCTACATGGAATACGACTGGGTCGCGCGGTCGGGCGACTTCGTCCGCGAGAGCCCGGGGCGGAGCCACACGCTCTACTCCGAGGGCGGCATGAAGACGATGTTCTGGCTCAACGGACCACTGGAATTCCTCGACGAAGAGGACCGCGTGCTCGAATCGGTCGACGTGTTCTGGTTCATCGATCATTACGAGAGCCACTGCAGGGCCAACGGAATCGAGATCAACGAGAGACTCTATCTGTGACATCCTCGCGAACCGGGCCGGGCATACGATTCGAGATCCGTGTGCCGGCCCGGACCGGGGCCTGCAATCGAGAGCACGCGGCTACCGCCGGCCGTCGGCCAAGCGTTCACCGTACGGTGTTCGCTCTGCTGGTGGGTGGGATTCAGGAAGGTTTCCGGATGGGGCACGCCCAGCCTCGTCCGTTCCGCCACACTGGATGCCGCGACGCGAGCCGCGAGAACATGTCGGAGAACGCATGCCTGGGCTCTCGTCCGCGCTCAGGCAGTCCCGGAGCGGGGCAGGGTCCGCTACGTTCACCCCGGCGATGTGACATCTCGTGACAGATGAGAGGCTCAGGCGGGTGAGTGAGACACCGATGAACACCCTGCAATACCGCTTCGACGGGCCGGAAGACGCTCCGGTCCTGATCCTCGGTCCCTCACTGGGCACCACCTGGCACAGGTTGTAGAGACCGTCCAGGGGCGTCTACGCCAGTCCAGCGCGGGCATGAAATAGCAGGTCAGGGCCTGCTGGTCTGGGAGGGTCCGCCCAGTTGGTGATGGCGGTGTGATAGACGAGTGATACGGCGGGGCCCCGCCTGGGGGCTTTGCGTGGAGCCGCGAGACGACGAAGCCGCGCCGGAGAGCTCCGGCGCGGCTTCGTCGAGAGATCGGCTGCGCTGTCGGGCACGATGCGGTCGGCGCCTCATGCGGCCCGTGTCTCTGTGACGATTTCGGGGTGCGCCTACTTTGCGATTGCACTCGCGCATGCGTCTAAAGAGCCGGTTCCGTCGAGGGGCGCAGCACCTCCTCGAGCACGGATCTGCCTAATCGGGGTGAGGTCGACCTGGGTGTGGACACGCACGGCGAGGTTCACGTCGCCGCCCCGGTCCCCCGGTTGGGGAAGGTCATGGGCACCGAATCCTCTCCGGCGACGGCCGCCAGCTGCTGGCAGCTGACGTCTGCGCCCGCCAAACTGGATACGGTTGCGCCGTGCGGGGGTGGAGGGCACCGGCACCTTCGGAGCGAGCCTGTCCCACTACCTCCTCGCCCAGTACGTCCAGGTGTATGAGGTGAACCGGCCCGATCGCTCGACCCGCCGGTTGCCCTGCAAATCGGACCGATCGACGCGCGGGCCGTGCTCAGTGGCAGCGCCCGGAGACGAGGACGCGGCGGCCCAGGCCACCTATCTGACATCGCGCATGCTGGCCGAGCGCGTCGAGCAGCTCAGCGGGCAGATCGATGAGCTGAACCAGCGCCTGCCCCGGGTCGTCGTACGCCACGCACAGCAGCTGCTCGAGCGGGTGGGCATCGGTCCGGACAGTGCCGTCACGCTCCTGATCACCAAGGGAGACAACCCCGATCGGCTGAACACCGAGGCGTCCTTGGCTGCCCTTTGTGGAGTCAGCCCCATCGAGTACTCATCCGGCCGGCGGAGCACGCGCCGGCTCAACCACGGCGGCGACCGCCAGGCGAAAGCGGTCCTGCACCG includes:
- a CDS encoding helix-turn-helix domain-containing protein, producing the protein MSRQFSTATVADPSRLSYWRQVVSEAFIPYEVAVPRHRAEGFRGTVNAQQIGAMQVATVDADAHTVFRTSSLVRRSPQDDFLVNLAVRGSVTVTQDERDAFLRPGEFTLYDSARPCRITGVERFRLVSLKIPRALFTAHCPSPRDATATVVRGDHGVGALFPPYLHSLTRHAAELAPDVVQQVGINVLELLGAALPKPSASGAALPRSAQWLRARQFIAEHIADPQLSPAGVADALGVSVRYLQVLFRAEGTSPSRSIMEQRLERAARLLTDPRHAGRTITDIAFGLGFKDTSHFTRAFKNHCGTGPRAYRAGHSPLGPV
- a CDS encoding 2,4'-dihydroxyacetophenone dioxygenase family protein; this encodes MTTSDEIMKQYVATEARVDLMRDKYALEEGYIGDDSTPWVPFAPNVFIKHLTFDVRTSSAANVLWVQEGGVLGRHRHRGPVSGYVLEGSWRYMEYDWVARSGDFVRESPGRSHTLYSEGGMKTMFWLNGPLEFLDEEDRVLESVDVFWFIDHYESHCRANGIEINERLYL
- a CDS encoding IS110 family transposase; translation: MAAPGDEDAAAQATYLTSRMLAERVEQLSGQIDELNQRLPRVVVRHAQQLLERVGIGPDSAVTLLITKGDNPDRLNTEASLAALCGVSPIEYSSGRRSTRRLNHGGDRQAKAVLHRIVFTRLRHYLRTQA